A region from the Corylus avellana chromosome ca7, CavTom2PMs-1.0 genome encodes:
- the LOC132186248 gene encoding B-box zinc finger protein 32 codes for MKKGRVCELCTNQASLYCTSDAAFLCFRCDATVHQANFLVAAHVRQPLCAECMAFTGDQISGAGTLTLPQICQFCLPDALSDDVDSLSSSSACISSTQSCVAGPKRIALKNRRVREHLLKHSVSSSLTKISREDVIVPTALAKMKIGPSVDAKAEGIFMNWCRKLGVNGILVVPSAAQALEFCLGRVAALSFRVSAAVSLWLALRFCGDKSLSTCQNLSRLQEVSGVPTKLILAAEARLTRAVRIGRARRALEEGWAEC; via the coding sequence ATGAAGAAAGGTAGAGTTTGCGAGCTCTGCACTAACCAGGCTTCTCTCTACTGCACCTCCGATGCAGCATTTCTTTGCTTCCGTTGCGACGCTACAGTTCACCAGGCAAATTTCCTCGTAGCTGCCCATGTCCGCCAACCGCTCTGTGCCGAATGCATGGCTTTCACCGGAGACCAAATTTCCGGTGCTGGAACTCTGACTCTCCCTCAGATTTGTCAATTTTGTTTGCCGGATGCACTTTCTGACGACGTTGATTCCTTGTCTTCTTCTTCAGCTTGCATTTCGAGTACCCAGTCTTGTGTCGCTGGTCCGAAGAGGATCGCGCTCAAAAATCGGAGAGTAAGAGAGCATTTATTGAAACATAGCGTCTCGAGCTCTCTAACGAAGATATCTAGAGAGGATGTGATTGTTCCGACAGCGTTGGCTAAGATGAAGATCGGACCGAGCGTGGACGCGAAGGCCGAGGGCATTTTCATGAATTGGTGCAGGAAGCTAGGGGTAAATGGTATTTTGGTTGTTCCCTCGGCAGCGCAAGCATTGGAATTTTGTTTGGGCAGGGTGGCGGCTTTGTCCTTCAGAGTGTCTGCGGCGGTGTCGCTTTGGTTAGCCTTGAGATTTTGCGGGGACAAGTCTTTGTCCACATGTCAGAACCTGAGTAGGCTCCAGGAGGTGTCCGGAGTGCCAACTAAGCTGATTCTGGCGGCCGAGGCAAGGCTCACACGTGCGGTAAGAATCGGGAGAGCACGACGGGCTTTAGAGGAAGGATGGGCCGAGTGCTGA